A section of the Phycodurus eques isolate BA_2022a chromosome 4, UOR_Pequ_1.1, whole genome shotgun sequence genome encodes:
- the bves gene encoding blood vessel epicardial substance isoform X2: MLCSSPFLYDTLSKKSFLHLCSSQKNPVAVADLVTLYRMSSTPELSHPLLLTTPPSFHSAIPVYSSVEPNGTACQEWEQAHHVLFHLGNMSLMLGLLIPTMLGLHTILLRLLLVTGCGFFIAWATLYRCNMDVMVWNVVFLVVNFMHLLFLLYKRRPTIKKGQAYAAEDKTSVDERLSILLKGKMKVSYRGHFLHNIYTNAFIDSPEFRSTLMHRGEKFQITIMAEENCKFLCWSRERLTYFLESDTFLNEVFRYLIGKDITNKLYSLNDPTLSDKAVKKMDRQPSLCSQLSMMQMRNSMASTSDSDDVLNQILRGGSPGSSLQKSPGVKASTKMKPIEEGMEDDVFVDSPPSKSCRLSRTSTEEV, encoded by the exons ATGCTCTGCAGCTCACCCTTCTTATACGACACTCTTTCAAAGAAGTCTTTCCTCCATCTTtgttcctcccaaaaaaatccagTGGCTGTCGCTGACTTG GTGACCCTGTACAGGATGTCCTCTACCCCTGAACTGTCCCACCCCCTCCTCTTGACAACCCCACCCTCATTCCACTCTGCCATCCCTGTATACTCATCTGTGGAGCCCAATGGTACCGCTTGTCAGGAGTGGGAGCAGGCCCACCATGTTCTCTTCCACTTGGGGAACATGTCTCTGATGCTGGGCCTGCTCATCCCCACCATGCTTGGTCTGCACACGATTCTACTTCGCCTTCTTCTGGTGACAG GATGTGGCTTCTTCATTGCTTGGGCAACATTGTACAGGTGTAACATGGATGTGATGGTTTGGAACGTGGTTTTCCTGGTGGTCAACTTCATGCACTTGTTGTTTCTCTTGTACAAACGTAGGCCG ACGATAAAGAAAGGGCAGGCCTATGCTGCAGAAGACAAGACCTCTGTGGACGAACGACTCAGCATTCTTCTCAAAGGAAA GATGAAAGTGTCCTACCGAGGACATTTTCTTCACAACATCTATACCAATGCCTTTATTGATTCTCCAGAGTTTCGGTCCACTTTAATGCACAGAGGAGAGAAGTTCCAG ATAACCATTATGGCAGAGGAGAACTGTAAATTCCTGTGCTGGTCTCGAGAGAGACTCACCTACTTCCTGGAGTCAGATACCTTCCTTAATGAGGTGTTCAGGTACCTCATTGGTAAAGACATTACCAACAAGCTCTACTCTCTCAATGACCCCACACTCAGTGACAAG GCAGTGAAGAAGATGGACCGCCAGCCCAGTCTCTGCTCGCAGCTATCTATGATGCAAATGCGGAACAGCATGGCCAGCACCAGTGACAGTGATGATGTCCTTAATCAGATCCTCAGAGGAGGTTCTCCTGGCTCCTCTCTCC AAAAATCACCAGGTGTCAAGGCCTCCACAAAAATGAAGCCAATTGAGGAAGGTATGGAGGATGATGTTTTTGTTGATTCTCCTCCCTCCAAGTCCTGCCGTCTGTCGAGGACATCCACTGAGGAAGTCTAA
- the bves gene encoding blood vessel epicardial substance isoform X1: MLCSSPFLYDTLSKKSFLHLCSSQKNPVAVADLVTLYRMSSTPELSHPLLLTTPPSFHSAIPVYSSVEPNGTACQEWEQAHHVLFHLGNMSLMLGLLIPTMLGLHTILLRLLLVTGCGFFIAWATLYRCNMDVMVWNVVFLVVNFMHLLFLLYKRRPIKIDRELRSVYKRMFEPLRVNEALFQRLTGQFCTIQTIKKGQAYAAEDKTSVDERLSILLKGKMKVSYRGHFLHNIYTNAFIDSPEFRSTLMHRGEKFQITIMAEENCKFLCWSRERLTYFLESDTFLNEVFRYLIGKDITNKLYSLNDPTLSDKAVKKMDRQPSLCSQLSMMQMRNSMASTSDSDDVLNQILRGGSPGSSLQKSPGVKASTKMKPIEEGMEDDVFVDSPPSKSCRLSRTSTEEV, translated from the exons ATGCTCTGCAGCTCACCCTTCTTATACGACACTCTTTCAAAGAAGTCTTTCCTCCATCTTtgttcctcccaaaaaaatccagTGGCTGTCGCTGACTTG GTGACCCTGTACAGGATGTCCTCTACCCCTGAACTGTCCCACCCCCTCCTCTTGACAACCCCACCCTCATTCCACTCTGCCATCCCTGTATACTCATCTGTGGAGCCCAATGGTACCGCTTGTCAGGAGTGGGAGCAGGCCCACCATGTTCTCTTCCACTTGGGGAACATGTCTCTGATGCTGGGCCTGCTCATCCCCACCATGCTTGGTCTGCACACGATTCTACTTCGCCTTCTTCTGGTGACAG GATGTGGCTTCTTCATTGCTTGGGCAACATTGTACAGGTGTAACATGGATGTGATGGTTTGGAACGTGGTTTTCCTGGTGGTCAACTTCATGCACTTGTTGTTTCTCTTGTACAAACGTAGGCCG ATTAAGATTGACAGGGAGCTGAGGTCGGTGTATAAGAGGATGTTTGAGCCCCTGCGTGTGAACGAGGCGCTGTTTCAGAGACTCACGGGACAGTTCTGCACCATACAGACGATAAAGAAAGGGCAGGCCTATGCTGCAGAAGACAAGACCTCTGTGGACGAACGACTCAGCATTCTTCTCAAAGGAAA GATGAAAGTGTCCTACCGAGGACATTTTCTTCACAACATCTATACCAATGCCTTTATTGATTCTCCAGAGTTTCGGTCCACTTTAATGCACAGAGGAGAGAAGTTCCAG ATAACCATTATGGCAGAGGAGAACTGTAAATTCCTGTGCTGGTCTCGAGAGAGACTCACCTACTTCCTGGAGTCAGATACCTTCCTTAATGAGGTGTTCAGGTACCTCATTGGTAAAGACATTACCAACAAGCTCTACTCTCTCAATGACCCCACACTCAGTGACAAG GCAGTGAAGAAGATGGACCGCCAGCCCAGTCTCTGCTCGCAGCTATCTATGATGCAAATGCGGAACAGCATGGCCAGCACCAGTGACAGTGATGATGTCCTTAATCAGATCCTCAGAGGAGGTTCTCCTGGCTCCTCTCTCC AAAAATCACCAGGTGTCAAGGCCTCCACAAAAATGAAGCCAATTGAGGAAGGTATGGAGGATGATGTTTTTGTTGATTCTCCTCCCTCCAAGTCCTGCCGTCTGTCGAGGACATCCACTGAGGAAGTCTAA